A window of Streptomyces sp. DG1A-41 contains these coding sequences:
- a CDS encoding response regulator transcription factor, with the protein MRVLVIEDEATTAESIVSGLRRHGFEADWVDSGKRALEIHQKVDFIVLDLGLPDTDGLEVCRRIRKVSETPIIAVAEKQNELERVLGLQAGSDDCIDRSYGIHELVARIHAIMRRIRPTRSTAGGTLAHGPLHIDIPSREVRLHDEPMSLTRKEFDLLLTLASQPGTVLTRKDLMAQVWHDTWAKGRTIDTHVNSLRAKLGCSDWIVTVRGVGFRFVPGEDIHAPYGRESA; encoded by the coding sequence ATGCGGGTACTTGTGATCGAGGACGAGGCGACGACAGCCGAATCAATCGTGAGTGGTCTGCGCCGCCACGGCTTCGAGGCCGATTGGGTGGATTCAGGAAAAAGGGCTCTTGAAATTCACCAGAAGGTCGATTTCATCGTGCTCGACCTTGGTTTACCGGACACCGACGGCCTGGAAGTATGTCGCCGAATAAGGAAGGTAAGCGAAACCCCCATCATCGCCGTCGCCGAGAAGCAGAATGAGTTGGAGCGGGTACTGGGGCTGCAGGCCGGATCCGACGACTGCATCGACCGTTCCTATGGAATACACGAGTTGGTGGCCCGCATCCACGCCATCATGCGGCGTATAAGACCGACGAGAAGCACGGCGGGCGGCACCCTTGCCCACGGCCCCCTGCACATCGACATACCCTCCCGTGAGGTGCGGCTCCACGACGAGCCGATGTCCCTCACCCGCAAGGAATTCGACCTGCTCCTCACGCTCGCCTCGCAGCCGGGCACAGTGCTGACGCGGAAGGACCTGATGGCCCAGGTCTGGCACGACACCTGGGCCAAGGGGCGCACCATCGACACGCACGTCAACAGCCTGCGCGCCAAGCTCGGTTGCAGCGACTGGATCGTCACCGTCCGCGGCGTGGGCTTCCGTTTCGTCCCGGGGGAGGACATTCACGCCCCGTACGGGAGGGAGTCGGCGTAG
- a CDS encoding GlsB/YeaQ/YmgE family stress response membrane protein, with product MSFLWAIIAGLVIGLLAKLVVPGRQPIPLWLTVIMGIIGAVAGNALATAFGVRDTGGIDWIRHIFQIGIAAVLIAFVTPLWARRRA from the coding sequence GTGTCGTTCCTCTGGGCGATCATCGCCGGGCTCGTCATCGGCCTGCTGGCCAAGCTCGTCGTTCCCGGACGTCAGCCCATCCCCCTGTGGCTGACGGTCATCATGGGCATCATCGGCGCCGTCGCCGGCAACGCGCTCGCCACCGCATTCGGCGTGCGCGACACCGGCGGTATCGACTGGATCCGCCACATCTTCCAGATCGGCATCGCAGCCGTCCTCATCGCGTTCGTCACCCCGCTGTGGGCCCGACGACGCGCATGA
- a CDS encoding beta family protein yields MSEPLYVPVLPVRQHARIAYERLRPDIQAAVAPLWNLPPSPGTPPAQLRRAHWQKELRRVRGVHRRHPGWIDAPFAEAAQTSALAAILAECTALNPLLRPVTGPERSEAQQAAAVETARRCGCGVGVRVRMPGEWNGAVAEAVGALLDRVDRGVPVDLLLDLGAVLPGRPDAGKEALRALDALVALAGDRRTVAVLGGAFPHVTDDMMRFGKPHEEPRADWDMWHEIRAGHREGLSRLRYGDYGVQPPAALATEPGDGGPPWGVLRYTTDRSFVLCKVLNGGPDRTAGIRAAARRIRDLPDFRRAVASAGETWLRDCADGPMTDSEGTGTHTQWLWAGNVQHMTYVVRSLPGT; encoded by the coding sequence ATGTCCGAACCGCTCTACGTTCCCGTTCTGCCGGTCCGGCAGCATGCCCGGATTGCTTATGAACGCCTCCGGCCCGACATACAGGCGGCGGTCGCGCCCTTGTGGAACCTTCCGCCCTCTCCAGGGACGCCCCCGGCGCAACTCAGGAGGGCCCACTGGCAGAAGGAACTGCGCCGCGTCAGGGGCGTGCACCGGCGCCATCCGGGCTGGATCGACGCCCCGTTCGCCGAGGCCGCACAGACATCGGCACTCGCCGCGATCCTGGCCGAGTGCACCGCGCTCAACCCCCTGCTCCGCCCGGTGACCGGTCCCGAGCGGAGCGAGGCCCAGCAGGCGGCCGCGGTGGAGACCGCCCGCCGCTGTGGCTGCGGGGTCGGTGTCCGTGTCCGCATGCCGGGAGAGTGGAACGGTGCCGTCGCCGAGGCCGTCGGCGCACTGCTGGACCGGGTCGACCGGGGGGTGCCCGTCGATCTGCTGCTGGACCTGGGCGCTGTCCTGCCCGGCCGCCCCGACGCGGGTAAGGAGGCGCTGCGCGCTCTGGACGCTCTCGTGGCACTGGCCGGCGACCGGCGGACCGTCGCCGTGCTCGGCGGGGCGTTCCCCCATGTCACGGACGACATGATGCGGTTCGGTAAGCCGCACGAGGAGCCCCGCGCCGACTGGGACATGTGGCACGAGATTCGGGCGGGCCATCGGGAAGGCCTCTCGCGGCTCAGATACGGCGATTATGGAGTCCAGCCCCCCGCGGCCCTGGCCACGGAGCCGGGGGACGGAGGCCCGCCCTGGGGCGTCCTCCGCTACACCACCGACCGCTCGTTCGTGCTGTGCAAGGTGCTGAACGGTGGGCCGGACCGTACGGCGGGCATCCGCGCCGCCGCCCGTCGGATCCGCGATCTGCCCGACTTCCGCCGAGCGGTCGCGAGCGCCGGCGAGACCTGGTTGCGCGACTGTGCCGACGGGCCCATGACGGACAGCGAGGGCACCGGCACCCACACTCAGTGGCTCTGGGCAGGCAACGTCCAGCACATGACGTACGTCGTCCGGTCCCTGCCCGGCACCTGA
- a CDS encoding LacI family DNA-binding transcriptional regulator — translation MAAKRRPTLADVAREVGVSAKTVSRVLNEDGPASAETREQVLAAVAKLGFQPNLMARNIRVGGPDTTIGLVIPDLANPFFGAVARSIEDTVRDRGLTLLMGSSADDPDRERSLTDKFLARRVSILMVVPSVGADHSHLKTHRAAGLPVVFIDRPGAGLATDSVVSSNRDGSHEGVAHLIAHGHRRIGFIGDLPTNLYTRRERLAGYRSALKQADIPYDRSLVVSAHDQQGAEAATSKLLDLAGPPTALFAGNNIMALGIVAELARSKRKDVAVVAFDDVSLAEALEPALTVVAQDPEEIGRTVATTALARLDGDRSRSRTVTVPTRLIVRGSGEQPAAVTRGT, via the coding sequence ATGGCAGCCAAGCGCCGCCCGACCCTGGCAGACGTCGCCCGAGAAGTGGGCGTCAGCGCCAAGACCGTCTCCCGCGTCCTCAACGAGGACGGCCCCGCCTCGGCCGAGACCAGGGAACAGGTGCTCGCCGCCGTGGCCAAGCTCGGCTTCCAGCCGAACCTCATGGCCCGCAACATCCGGGTGGGCGGGCCCGACACCACGATAGGACTGGTCATCCCCGACCTGGCCAACCCGTTCTTCGGAGCCGTGGCAAGGAGCATCGAGGACACGGTCCGCGACCGCGGCCTGACCCTGCTCATGGGTTCCTCCGCGGACGATCCCGACCGCGAGCGCTCGTTGACGGACAAGTTCCTCGCCCGCCGCGTCAGCATCCTGATGGTCGTGCCGTCCGTCGGCGCCGACCACTCCCACCTCAAGACCCACCGCGCCGCGGGGCTGCCCGTCGTCTTCATCGACCGCCCGGGAGCGGGCCTGGCCACGGACAGCGTCGTCAGCTCCAACCGTGACGGTTCCCATGAGGGCGTCGCCCACCTGATCGCCCACGGACACCGGCGCATCGGCTTCATCGGCGACCTGCCCACCAACCTCTACACCCGCCGCGAGCGCCTCGCCGGCTACCGCTCGGCCCTGAAGCAAGCCGACATCCCCTATGACCGTTCCCTCGTCGTCAGCGCACACGACCAGCAGGGGGCCGAGGCCGCGACCTCGAAGCTGCTCGACCTGGCCGGTCCGCCCACGGCCCTGTTCGCCGGCAACAACATCATGGCGCTGGGCATCGTCGCCGAACTCGCCCGCAGCAAGCGCAAGGACGTGGCCGTCGTCGCCTTCGACGACGTCTCGCTCGCCGAGGCACTGGAACCGGCCCTGACCGTGGTCGCCCAGGACCCCGAGGAAATCGGCAGGACGGTGGCGACGACCGCCCTGGCCCGACTCGATGGCGACCGCTCCCGTTCTCGCACCGTCACCGTCCCCACCCGGCTGATCGTCCGGGGATCGGGCGAACAGCCCGCGGCGGTCACGCGGGGGACATGA
- a CDS encoding ATP-binding cassette domain-containing protein, which yields MTATSSPTPVLQARGLVKRYGHVTAIDGADFDLMPGEVLAVIGDNGAGKTSLIKALTGALVPDEGEIRLNGKPIQFSGPQSARAHGIETVYQDLAVAASMDIASNMFLGRELRRPGVLGSVFRMLDKKRMRQEAAEHMADLKIGLRSLTQSVETLSGGQRQAVAVARSVAWARSVVVMDEPTAALGVKESGQVLDLIRRVRDKGLPVVLISHNMPHVFEIADRIHVHRLGRRAAVIKPSDYSMAEVVAIMTGALTVDAAGGTVVADSEAAKAAGVQAT from the coding sequence ATGACCGCCACCTCCTCCCCCACCCCTGTCCTTCAGGCCCGTGGTCTGGTCAAGCGCTACGGCCATGTCACCGCCATCGACGGCGCCGACTTCGACCTGATGCCCGGCGAGGTCCTCGCCGTCATCGGCGACAACGGAGCCGGCAAGACGAGCCTGATCAAGGCGCTCACCGGCGCGCTGGTCCCGGACGAGGGCGAGATACGCCTCAACGGCAAGCCGATTCAGTTCTCCGGCCCGCAGAGCGCCCGCGCCCACGGCATCGAGACGGTCTATCAGGACCTCGCCGTGGCCGCCTCCATGGACATCGCCTCGAACATGTTCCTGGGGCGCGAGCTCCGCCGCCCCGGTGTTCTCGGCAGTGTGTTCCGCATGCTGGACAAGAAGCGCATGCGCCAGGAGGCCGCCGAGCACATGGCCGACCTGAAGATCGGCCTTCGCTCGCTGACGCAGTCCGTCGAGACCCTCTCCGGCGGACAGCGGCAGGCCGTCGCGGTCGCCCGTTCCGTCGCCTGGGCCCGCAGCGTCGTCGTCATGGACGAACCCACCGCCGCCCTCGGCGTCAAGGAATCCGGTCAGGTCCTCGACCTCATCCGCCGGGTCCGGGACAAGGGCCTGCCGGTCGTACTGATCAGCCACAACATGCCCCACGTCTTCGAGATCGCCGACCGGATCCACGTCCACCGGCTGGGACGGCGCGCCGCCGTGATCAAGCCGTCGGACTACTCCATGGCGGAGGTCGTGGCCATCATGACCGGCGCGCTCACCGTCGATGCGGCCGGAGGTACTGTCGTAGCCGATTCCGAGGCGGCCAAGGCCGCGGGAGTCCAGGCCACCTGA
- a CDS encoding sugar ABC transporter substrate-binding protein, which translates to MSRTTRLSSSLLRAAAVTGVAALTLTACGSGSGSGSGSAGAGSGDVKVGLITKTDTNPFFVKMKEGAEKTAKAEGVKLLTAAGKFDGDNAGQVTAMENMVASGVKGILITPSDSKAIVPAIEKARAKGVLVIALDTPTEPQSAVDALFATDNLKAGELIGEYAKAAMKGKTAKIAALDLAPGVSVGVQRHNGFLKGFGATEKDVACAQDTGGDQSKGQTAMENCLQKEPGINVVYTINEPAALGAYTALKAKGREKDVLIVSVDGGCTGTQAVKDGKIAATSQQYPLKMAAEGVKAVVTYAKDGKKASGYTDTGVTLITDKAQDGVASKDTAYGLENCWG; encoded by the coding sequence ATGTCTCGCACCACTCGCCTGTCCTCCTCCCTCCTCAGAGCCGCCGCGGTCACGGGTGTCGCGGCCCTCACCCTGACGGCCTGCGGATCCGGCTCCGGTTCCGGATCGGGTTCGGCCGGCGCCGGTTCGGGCGACGTCAAGGTGGGGCTGATCACCAAGACCGACACCAACCCGTTCTTCGTGAAGATGAAGGAGGGCGCGGAGAAGACCGCGAAGGCCGAGGGCGTCAAGCTCTTGACCGCGGCAGGCAAGTTCGACGGCGACAACGCCGGTCAGGTCACGGCCATGGAGAACATGGTCGCCTCCGGCGTGAAGGGCATCCTGATCACCCCGAGCGACTCCAAGGCCATCGTGCCCGCGATCGAGAAGGCCCGGGCCAAGGGTGTCCTGGTCATCGCCCTGGACACCCCGACCGAGCCGCAGAGCGCGGTCGACGCCCTCTTCGCCACCGACAACCTCAAGGCCGGCGAGCTGATCGGCGAGTACGCCAAGGCCGCGATGAAGGGCAAGACCGCGAAGATAGCCGCCCTCGACCTGGCACCGGGCGTCTCCGTCGGCGTCCAGCGGCACAACGGCTTCCTCAAGGGCTTCGGCGCCACCGAGAAGGACGTCGCCTGCGCCCAGGACACCGGCGGCGACCAGTCCAAGGGCCAGACGGCGATGGAGAACTGCCTCCAGAAGGAACCCGGCATCAACGTCGTCTACACGATCAACGAGCCGGCCGCGCTGGGCGCGTACACCGCGCTCAAGGCCAAGGGCCGGGAGAAGGACGTCCTGATCGTCTCCGTCGACGGCGGCTGCACCGGCACCCAGGCGGTCAAGGACGGCAAGATCGCCGCGACGTCCCAGCAGTACCCGCTGAAGATGGCAGCCGAGGGCGTCAAGGCCGTCGTGACGTACGCCAAGGACGGCAAGAAGGCGTCCGGTTACACCGACACGGGCGTCACCCTGATCACCGACAAGGCGCAGGACGGGGTCGCGTCCAAGGACACCGCCTACGGCCTGGAGAACTGCTGGGGCTGA
- a CDS encoding GH32 C-terminal domain-containing protein: MSSGRVSRHARIRMMAAVATVCALSAAPPAPQAVAADTPPYSETYRPQFHFTPEKNWMNDPNGLVYYKGEYHLFYQYNPNGNSWGDMSWGHAVSRDLVHWKELPLALSHDDEEMVFSGSAVVDWNNTTGFGTEKNPPMVAIYTSYDKGTGVQAQSLAYSTDRGRTWTKYQGNPVIDIGSREFRDPKVQWYAPTKSWLMTVSLSAEHKVQFYSSRNLKDWKLQSEFGPAGATGGVWECPDLFPLAVDGDKNNIKWVLVVNINPGGIAGGSAAQYFIGDFDGRKFTAEDKGTYTPPSGTVMQDFEGTDFGAWTATGTAFGDGPAAGAVAGQGTVEGFDGKGLANSFHGGDATTGILTSPEFTVDSRYLNFKVGGGRHPHEPGTLLEEADPPAGTVLADFEGGSYGDWTTTGDAFGSAPATGTLPNQQEVSGFLGSGLVNSYLNGDSTTGTLTSPEFTIDKDYVNFLVGGGNHPVGSGNPTAVELLVDGQVVRSTTGKDAEALNWSSWDVKDLAGKKARIRIVDDNTGGWGHINVDHIVLSDAKAQPVSQETSVNLVVDGQVVRSATGSNSEALDWASFDLRPYAGKKARIQIVDMNTAGWGHILADRFTAADAPAKSVVQRADWADYGKDYYAAVSWENAPGGKRYMIGWMNNWDYSGAIPTSPWRGAQSIPREMALRTVNGRIRLTSKPVGSLESLRQSGPATASGVTVKSATKPLIGPAAEGKALDIEATFSLKDAERFGLKVRTGARGEETVIGYDTTTQELYVDRTRSGAVDFNSTFPGVQTAPLKPENGKVKLRILVDWSSVEVFGGNGEAVITDQIFPDPASQGVEVFAENGSVNLDKAVVWHLDSAHD; the protein is encoded by the coding sequence ATGAGCTCAGGACGTGTATCCCGGCATGCCCGTATACGGATGATGGCGGCGGTGGCCACCGTCTGCGCGCTGTCCGCGGCCCCGCCGGCCCCGCAGGCCGTCGCCGCCGACACGCCGCCGTACTCCGAGACCTACCGGCCCCAGTTCCACTTCACTCCGGAGAAGAACTGGATGAACGATCCCAACGGCCTCGTGTACTACAAGGGCGAGTACCACCTCTTCTACCAGTACAACCCCAACGGCAACTCCTGGGGCGACATGTCCTGGGGGCACGCGGTGAGCCGGGACCTCGTGCACTGGAAGGAGCTGCCTCTCGCCCTGTCGCACGACGACGAGGAGATGGTGTTCTCCGGCAGCGCGGTCGTCGACTGGAACAACACCACCGGCTTTGGTACCGAGAAGAACCCGCCCATGGTGGCGATCTACACCAGCTACGACAAGGGCACGGGCGTACAGGCCCAGTCGCTCGCCTACAGCACCGACCGCGGCCGCACCTGGACCAAGTACCAGGGCAACCCGGTCATCGACATCGGCTCCAGGGAGTTCCGCGATCCCAAGGTCCAGTGGTACGCGCCGACCAAGAGCTGGCTGATGACGGTGTCGCTGTCCGCCGAGCACAAGGTGCAGTTCTACTCGTCCAGGAACCTCAAGGACTGGAAGCTCCAGAGCGAGTTCGGGCCGGCCGGCGCGACGGGTGGCGTGTGGGAGTGCCCCGACCTGTTCCCCCTCGCGGTCGACGGGGACAAGAACAACATCAAGTGGGTCCTGGTCGTCAACATCAACCCCGGTGGTATCGCGGGCGGTTCGGCCGCCCAGTACTTCATCGGCGACTTCGACGGCAGGAAGTTCACCGCCGAGGACAAGGGCACCTACACCCCGCCCTCCGGCACGGTGATGCAGGACTTCGAGGGCACCGACTTCGGCGCGTGGACGGCCACCGGCACCGCGTTCGGCGACGGACCGGCGGCCGGGGCGGTGGCAGGGCAGGGAACCGTCGAAGGCTTCGACGGCAAGGGCCTCGCCAACAGCTTCCACGGCGGTGACGCGACCACCGGCATCCTCACCTCGCCCGAGTTCACCGTCGACAGCCGCTACCTGAACTTCAAGGTCGGAGGCGGACGGCACCCGCACGAGCCCGGGACGCTCCTGGAGGAGGCAGACCCGCCCGCGGGCACGGTCCTCGCCGACTTCGAAGGCGGCAGCTACGGCGACTGGACGACGACCGGAGACGCCTTCGGCTCGGCACCGGCCACCGGCACCCTCCCCAACCAGCAGGAAGTCTCCGGATTCCTGGGCAGCGGCCTGGTCAACAGCTACCTGAACGGCGACTCCACCACGGGCACCCTCACCTCGCCGGAGTTCACCATCGACAAGGACTACGTCAACTTCCTCGTCGGCGGCGGCAACCACCCCGTCGGCTCCGGCAACCCCACCGCCGTCGAGCTCCTCGTGGACGGCCAAGTCGTCCGCAGCACGACCGGAAAGGACGCCGAGGCGCTCAACTGGTCCTCCTGGGACGTCAAGGACCTCGCCGGCAAGAAGGCGCGGATCAGGATCGTCGACGACAACACCGGCGGCTGGGGCCACATCAACGTCGACCACATCGTGCTGTCCGACGCCAAGGCCCAGCCCGTCTCCCAGGAGACGTCCGTCAACCTGGTCGTCGACGGCCAGGTCGTCCGCAGCGCCACCGGCTCCAACAGCGAGGCCCTGGACTGGGCGTCCTTCGACCTGCGTCCCTACGCCGGCAAGAAGGCGCGGATACAGATCGTCGACATGAACACCGCCGGCTGGGGCCACATCCTGGCCGACCGGTTCACCGCCGCCGACGCCCCCGCCAAGTCCGTCGTGCAGCGCGCCGACTGGGCCGACTACGGCAAGGACTACTACGCGGCCGTGTCCTGGGAGAACGCACCGGGCGGCAAGCGCTACATGATCGGATGGATGAACAACTGGGACTACAGCGGCGCCATCCCCACCTCCCCCTGGCGCGGCGCGCAAAGCATTCCGCGGGAAATGGCACTGCGTACCGTCAACGGCCGGATCCGGCTGACCAGCAAGCCCGTGGGCAGCCTGGAGTCCCTCCGGCAGAGCGGGCCGGCAACGGCGTCCGGTGTCACCGTCAAGAGCGCGACGAAGCCCCTGATCGGTCCTGCGGCCGAGGGCAAGGCACTCGACATCGAGGCGACCTTCTCCCTCAAGGACGCCGAACGCTTCGGCCTGAAGGTGCGCACGGGTGCCAGGGGCGAGGAGACCGTCATCGGCTACGACACCACGACACAGGAGCTGTACGTCGACCGCACCCGCTCCGGCGCCGTGGACTTCAACAGCACCTTCCCCGGCGTCCAGACAGCACCACTGAAGCCCGAGAACGGCAAGGTCAAGCTGCGGATCCTCGTCGACTGGTCGTCCGTCGAGGTCTTCGGCGGCAACGGCGAGGCCGTGATCACCGACCAGATCTTCCCCGACCCGGCCAGCCAGGGAGTGGAGGTCTTCGCCGAGAACGGCTCGGTGAACCTGGACAAGGCCGTCGTCTGGCACCTCGACTCCGCCCACGACTGA
- a CDS encoding putative quinol monooxygenase translates to MKKTLLAEFTAREGAEDEVTRLILEYAEKVREEEGNLAFDVYTKEASPRAYWIFEVYRDEDAFQAHLKAPYGGPFNTALAPLIEEDASVLTFLDPVA, encoded by the coding sequence ATGAAGAAAACCCTGCTTGCCGAGTTCACCGCCCGCGAGGGAGCGGAGGACGAGGTCACACGCCTGATCCTGGAGTACGCCGAGAAGGTGCGCGAGGAAGAGGGCAACCTCGCCTTCGACGTCTACACCAAAGAGGCCAGCCCGCGCGCTTACTGGATCTTCGAGGTGTACCGGGACGAGGACGCCTTCCAGGCACACCTGAAGGCCCCGTACGGCGGCCCGTTCAACACCGCACTCGCTCCTCTGATCGAGGAGGACGCCTCCGTGCTGACCTTCCTCGATCCGGTGGCCTGA
- a CDS encoding LacI family DNA-binding transcriptional regulator: MGRRIGIKDVAAAAGVSATTVSHILNEVEGKRINAETRQRVLETARELGYAPNGLARGLRLKRSHTIGFVSDQIATTPHAGRIILGAQEEAAKHDLLLLMLNTGGDPELERKEIDLLLQRQVDGVLYASMYHRVVELPERLRSVPTVLLDARSDDPGVPSVVPDEVLGGRTAVRELVRHGHRRIGFLNNVDDIPATHGRLEGYRGVLAEAGIAEDPRLVVAETSDAVGGYRSALRLLQSEERPTALFCFADRMAMGVYRAAAELGLSIPDDLSVIGFDNQDLICDGLFPGLTTVALPHYEMGARAVAQLLALTGAPGREPGPAAQEMLPCPLVARASVASPPRL, translated from the coding sequence ATGGGCAGGCGGATCGGCATCAAGGACGTGGCGGCAGCCGCGGGCGTCTCGGCCACGACCGTCTCCCACATCCTCAACGAGGTCGAGGGCAAGCGCATCAACGCCGAGACCCGGCAGCGCGTTCTCGAAACGGCCCGGGAACTGGGTTACGCACCCAATGGGCTGGCGCGGGGGCTGCGCCTGAAGCGGTCGCACACGATCGGCTTCGTCAGCGACCAGATCGCCACCACCCCGCACGCCGGCCGGATCATCCTCGGAGCGCAGGAGGAAGCGGCCAAGCACGACCTGCTGCTGCTCATGCTCAACACCGGCGGCGACCCCGAGCTGGAGCGCAAGGAGATCGACCTGCTGCTCCAGCGCCAGGTCGACGGCGTGCTCTACGCGTCCATGTACCACCGGGTCGTGGAGCTGCCGGAGCGGCTGCGGTCGGTCCCCACGGTGCTGTTGGACGCGCGCTCGGACGACCCCGGGGTGCCCTCGGTCGTACCGGACGAGGTCCTGGGCGGTCGCACGGCGGTGCGCGAGCTGGTCCGCCACGGCCACCGCCGGATCGGCTTCCTCAACAACGTCGACGACATCCCGGCCACCCACGGGCGCCTCGAGGGCTACCGCGGCGTCCTCGCGGAAGCGGGGATCGCCGAGGACCCGCGGCTGGTGGTGGCGGAGACCAGCGATGCCGTCGGCGGATACCGGTCCGCGCTCCGGCTGTTGCAGTCGGAGGAACGGCCCACCGCGCTGTTCTGTTTCGCCGACCGGATGGCGATGGGCGTCTACCGCGCCGCCGCCGAACTGGGACTGTCGATCCCCGACGACCTGTCGGTCATCGGCTTCGACAACCAGGACCTGATCTGTGACGGCTTGTTCCCCGGGCTGACCACCGTCGCCCTGCCGCACTACGAGATGGGGGCGCGGGCCGTCGCACAACTGCTCGCGCTCACGGGCGCCCCGGGCCGGGAGCCTGGTCCGGCTGCTCAGGAAATGCTGCCCTGCCCGCTGGTGGCACGGGCATCGGTCGCTTCGCCGCCCCGACTCTGA
- a CDS encoding sugar ABC transporter substrate-binding protein: MESRTRRLTASSIAALTAAALVAGCGGSGSAGSSGADGNTLTLWTHNAGNAAEYDVVKKIVKDFNASQGTYKVKIQAFPQGSYNDSVVAAASAKKLPCVLDVDGPNVPNWAWGGYLAPLDLSTGKVAVKDQLPSTVATYQDKTYAFGFYDVALTLYSRKSVLKEYGIRVPTFDKPWTKNEFMDALAKIKEGGTFKNTLDLGTGDPGEWWPYAYSPMLQSFGGDLIDRSDYKTAKGTLNGEKAVEWGKWFRSLVTKGYAPQKSSKSPADDFRNGKTAIQWDGSWSAQANVDKFGSDLAILPPVDFGNGPKIGGASWQWGMSSTCSNKEGAQAYLNFSRQTKYFVDFAKATNTIPATNAAAQQVKGYEAGGRFNIFLKAAQQFAVVRPVTPAYPYISTVFAKTARDILAGADVKGALDQAAGEIDNNLSSNGYYATGS; this comes from the coding sequence GTGGAGTCGAGAACCAGGCGCCTCACGGCATCGAGCATAGCCGCCCTGACCGCGGCAGCGCTCGTGGCCGGGTGCGGCGGCAGCGGGAGCGCCGGCTCGTCGGGCGCCGACGGCAACACGCTGACCCTGTGGACGCACAATGCCGGCAACGCCGCCGAGTACGACGTCGTGAAGAAGATCGTCAAGGACTTCAACGCCAGCCAGGGCACGTACAAGGTCAAGATCCAGGCATTCCCGCAGGGTTCCTACAACGACTCGGTGGTGGCCGCGGCCTCCGCCAAGAAGCTGCCGTGCGTTCTCGACGTCGACGGCCCCAACGTCCCGAACTGGGCCTGGGGCGGGTACCTCGCGCCGCTGGACCTGTCCACGGGCAAGGTCGCCGTGAAGGACCAACTGCCCAGCACGGTCGCCACCTACCAGGACAAGACCTACGCGTTCGGCTTCTACGACGTGGCACTGACCCTGTACTCCCGCAAGTCGGTGCTGAAGGAGTACGGCATCCGCGTGCCCACCTTCGACAAGCCCTGGACCAAGAACGAGTTCATGGACGCGCTCGCCAAGATCAAGGAGGGCGGCACGTTCAAGAACACCCTGGACCTCGGTACGGGCGACCCCGGCGAGTGGTGGCCGTACGCCTACTCCCCGATGCTCCAGAGCTTCGGCGGGGATCTGATCGACCGCTCGGACTACAAGACCGCCAAGGGCACGCTGAACGGTGAGAAGGCCGTCGAGTGGGGCAAGTGGTTCCGCTCGCTGGTCACGAAGGGCTACGCACCACAGAAGTCCAGCAAGAGCCCGGCCGACGACTTCCGCAACGGCAAGACCGCCATCCAGTGGGACGGCAGCTGGTCGGCCCAGGCCAACGTCGACAAGTTCGGCAGCGACCTCGCGATCCTCCCGCCGGTCGACTTCGGCAACGGACCGAAGATCGGCGGAGCGTCCTGGCAGTGGGGCATGAGCTCGACCTGCTCCAACAAGGAAGGCGCCCAGGCGTACCTGAACTTCTCCCGGCAGACGAAGTACTTCGTGGACTTCGCCAAGGCCACCAACACCATTCCCGCCACCAACGCGGCGGCGCAGCAGGTGAAGGGCTACGAAGCGGGCGGCCGGTTCAACATCTTCCTCAAGGCGGCACAGCAGTTCGCGGTGGTCCGGCCCGTCACCCCGGCCTACCCCTACATCTCCACGGTGTTCGCCAAGACGGCTCGGGACATCCTGGCCGGCGCCGACGTCAAGGGCGCCCTCGACCAGGCGGCCGGAGAGATCGACAACAACCTGTCGAGCAACGGCTACTACGCCACCGGCAGCTGA